The following proteins come from a genomic window of Larimichthys crocea isolate SSNF chromosome III, L_crocea_2.0, whole genome shotgun sequence:
- the selenop gene encoding selenoprotein Pa — protein sequence MWACLSLLITLCLLHGGGAESDGGGPRCQLPPAWKIGEVDPMNGAMGKVTVVALFQASULFCLVQAGRMDGLRQKLESQGLKDVVYMVVNHQGGQSQRLHTMLAQRLTETITLYKQEEQQPDVWQTLGGEKDDFFIYDRCGRLTQHISLPYSIIGQGHVESAIKDTYCKRICGECTHESTEIPEECKEKADAQPVAPPVEEDTGNAHHHGHHHGHGHGHHGVNHGHDHNHGHHHGNHGGHDSEHGQGQSQQGVSHQGHQQDVSQIQDHLDLGQMQQVAQVYQMPQEVHVAPVNTPUVQEKARUKSKFSUQGTTGSDNEASPKSSUCUHURRLFGEAESEQPAGLUHCDEALPASUQUHGPTGDAANNVRETUQURSPPADUQQPQPAQ from the exons ATGTGGGCGTGCCTCAGCCTGCTCATCACTCTCTGCCTGCTCCATGGGGGCGGCGCAGAGAGTGATGGGGGTGGGCCTCGCTGTCAGTTGCCACCAGCCTGGAAGATAGGGGAGGTGGATCCCATGAATGGGGCAATGGGCAAGGTGACAGTGGTGGCCCTTTTCCAGGCCAGCTGATTGTTCTGTTTGGTGCAGGCTGGCAG AATGGATGGCCTGCGCCAGAAGTTGGAGAGTCAGGGTCTGAAGGATGTGGTGTACATGGTCGTTAACCACCAGGGGGGGCAGTCACAACGCTTGCACACCATGCTGGCACAGAGACTTACCGAGACCATCACCCTCTACAAACAGGAGGAGCAACAGCCTGATGTCTGGCAAACACTTGGGGGAGAAAAAGATGACTTTTTCATTTATGACAG GTGTGGACGTCTCACTCAACACATATCACTTCCATACAGCATCATTGGACAGGGCCACGTGGAGAGTGCCATCAAAGATACCTACTGCAAACGCATCTGTGGCGAGTGCACACATGAG AGCACTGAGATCCCTGAGGAGTGCAAAGAGAAAGCAGATGCACAGCCTGTTGCCCCACCTGTAGAGGAAGACACTGGAAATGCTCACCATCATGGACATCACCATGGCCATGGACATGGCCACCATGGGGTTAATCATGGCCATGATCACAACCATGGTCATCACCATGGAAATCATGGTGGCCATGACAGTGAGCATGGACAGGGTCAAAGTCAGCAAGGTGTTAGTCACCAGGGCCATCAGCAAGATGTATCTCAAATTCAAGATCATTTAGATTTAGGCCAGATGCAGCAAGTAGCGCAAGTGTACCAGATGCCACAGGAGGTCCATGTAGCCCCTGTGAACACCCCTTGAGTACAAGAAAAGGCAAGGTGAAAGTCAAAGTTCAGCTGACAGGGGACAACAGGCTCTGACAATGAAGCCTCTCCTAAGTCCAGCTGATGCTGACACTGACGCAGGCTGTTTGGTGAAGCAGAGAGTGAGCAGCCAGCTGGTCTCTGACACTGTGATGAGGCGCTGCCCGCCTCCTGACAGTGACACGGACCGACTGGTGATGCAGCCAATAATGTTAGGGAGACCTGACAGTGACGCTCACCTCctgctgactgacagcagccTCAGCCAGCCCAATGA
- the ghra gene encoding growth hormone receptor a, which translates to MAVSSSSSSLLLLLLISSLDWLSTPGSASLIDRDQMTSPAPLGPHFTDCISRDQVTFQCWWNPGDFHNLSAPGAVRVFYLKKDSPTSDWKECPEYIHSNRECYFDANHTSIWITYCMQLRSQNNVTYPNDKCFTVENIVRPDPPVSLNWTLLNISPSGLSYDVMVNWESPPSADVRGGWMRLEYQIQYRERNATNWEALEMQQQTQQTIYGLHTGKEYEVHIHCRMPAFKDFGDFSESIFIQVTKVPNKESALTLMLVLVFGVVGFLIVIMLVVISQQHRLMMILFPPVPAPKIKGIDPELLKKGKLDELNFILSGGGMGGLPTYAPDFYQDEPWVEFIEVDADADAGEKEDNQSSDTQRLLALPQPVSHHMNKGCSNAISFPDDDSGRASCYDPDLPDQDTLMLMGTLLPGQPEDEEASFDVAERAPALERSERLLIQTQTGGPQTWVNTDFYAQVSNVMPSGGVVLSPGQQLRIQENTSATEVETQKKGKEPEGSKDTEEKKQKELQFQLLVVDPERSGYTTESNAQQISTPPSSPIPGEGYQSILPQPVEAKPAATAEENQSPYILPDSPQSQFFAPVADYTVVQEVDSQHSLLLNPPPRQSPPPCLPQHPLKALPAMPIGYITPDMLGNLSP; encoded by the exons ATGGCtgtctcatcctcctcatctaGTCTCCTGCTCCTTCTACTAATTTCCTCCTTGGATTGGCTGTCCACTCCAGGATCTGCATCTCTGATTGACAGGGACCAAATGACATCACCAG ctccCCTTGGACCTCATTTCACAGATTGCATATCAAGGGACCAGGTGACATTTCAATGTTGGTGGAATCCAGGCGATTTCCACAACCTGTCCGCCCCTGGAGCAGTCAGAGTCTTCTACCTAAAGAAGGA CTCGCCCACCAGCGACTGGAAAGAGTGTCCAGAGTATATCCATTCAAATAGGGAGTGCTATTTCGACGCCAACCACACATCCATCTGGATCACCTACTGCATGCAGCTCCGCAGCCAAAACAACGTCACCTATCCCAATGacaaatgtttcactgtggAGAATATCG TGCGTCCTGACCCACCAGTGTCTCTAAACTGGACCTTACTGAATATAAGTCCCTCTGGGCTAAGTTATGATGTCATGGTCAATTGGGAGTCACCGCCCTCTGCAGATGTCAGGGGAGGCTGGATGCGCCTCGAGTACCAGATCcagtacagagagagaaatgccaCAAACTGGGAAGCA TTGGAGATGCAGCAACAAACCCAGCAAACAATCTATGGTCTACACACAGGAAAAGAATATGAAGTGCACATCCACTGCAGGATGCCGGCCTTTAAAGATTTTGGAGATTTCAGCGAGTCCATCTTCATTCAAGTGACTAAGGTTCCCAACAAAG agTCCGCCTTAACGCTCATGCTGGTTCTTGTTTTCGGGGTTGTGGGCTTCCTCATAGTCATCATGCTTGTTGTCATCTCTCAGCAGCACAg attaatgatgattctgtTTCCACCGGTTCCTGCGCCAAAAATTAAAGGCATCGATCCAGAACTGTTAAAG AAAGGGAAGCTGGACGAGCTGAATTTTATCCTGAGCGGTGGCGGTATGGGTGGCCTACCAACGTATGCACCAGATTTCTACCAAGATGAGCCATGGGTGGAATTCATCGAGGTGGATGCTGATGCAGATGCTGGCGAGAAGGAGGATAACCAGAGTTCAGATACTCAAAGGCTCCTGGCTCTGCCCCAACCTGTGAGCCACCACATGAACAAAGGGTGCTCCAATGCCATCAG CTTCCCTGATGATGACTCAGGTCGGGCAAGCTGTTATGACCCAGATCTGCCTGATCAAGACACGCTAATGCTGATGGGCACCCTGCTGCCAGGCCAACCTGAGGATGAAGAAGCCTCCTTTGATGTTGCAGAAAGAGCCCCAGCCCTGGAGAGAAGCGAGAGGCTCCTCATCCAAACCCAAACTGGAGGCCCTCAGACTTGGGTCAACACAGACTTCTATGCCCAGGTCAGCAATGTAATGCCCTCTGGAGGCGTGGTGCTGTCTCCTGGCCAGCAACTCCGAATCCAGGAGAACACCTCAGCCACAGAGGTGGAAACACAAAAGAAGGGAAAAGAGCCTGAAGGCAGCAAGGACACTgaggaaaagaagcagaaggagCTGCAGTTTCAGCTGCTGGTGGTGGATCCTGAACGAAGCGGCTATACCACGGAGAGCAACGCCCAGCAAATCAGCACTCCCCCTAGCTCCCCCATACCTGGCGAGGGGTATCAAAGCATACTTCCTCAGCCAGTGGAGGCcaaacctgcagccacagcagaggaaaatCAGTCACCTTACATTCTTCCTGACTCTCCCCAGTCCCAGTTCTTTGCCCCCGTTGCAGACTACACAGTGGTGCAGGAGGTGGACAGTCAACACAGTCTGCTCCTCAACCCACCTCCCCGCCAGTCCCCCCCACCCTGCCTGCCACAGCACCCCCTGAAGGCCCTACCTGCAATGCCCATAGGGTACATCACCCCAGACATGCTGGGGAACCTCTCaccatga